CTCGCCATGACGCAGCGTGATGGTACGGTCGGCACGAATATCCTTGTGTGAGCGGTTCTTATGCGTACCGTCGTTGAAAATCACGCAGTTCACCAATACTTCCGTAACGGCAAAACCTCTATGACGTGCCGAGGCTACGAAGCACTCCTGCAGGGTCTTCATGTCCACGTCGATAGCGCGGGCAAAGAAGTTGCCACGAGCACCGAGTACCAGTTCTGCAGGGATAAACGGATCTTCTACCGTACCGTAGGGAGAACTCTTGGATACGAATCCGCGAGCAGAGGTAGGAGAGTATTGGCCTTTGGTCAGACCATAGATACGGTTATTGAAGAGAACTGCATTGATATCGATATTCCTGCGCACGGCATGAATGAAGTGGTTGCCGCCGATAGCCAAGCTGTCACCATCTCCGGATGCGAGCCATACGGAAAGCTCCGGATTGGCTGTCTTCACGCCGGTCGCGATGGCTGCACCACGACCGTGAATGGTGTGGAAGCCATAGGTATTCATATAGTATGGCAAACGGGAAGAACATCCGATACCGGATATTACCGCCGTCTGATGGGGAGGGATCCCTATTTCGGCCATTGCCTTCTGGAGGGTTACTACCACAGCGTGGTCGCCGCAACCCGGACACCAACGCACATACTGATCGCTCTTATAGTCTTTTGCCTCGTACATGGGGCACTTAGTCGTTTCTGACATAATCATTTCTCCTCCATCATTTGCGTGAATACTTCTACCATCTCACTCATAACAAGCGGCTGGCCGGTCACACGGTTGAACTGCAGCGGGTGGAATCCGGGAACTTCGCCTCGCAGATAGAGTGCAAACTGTCCCAAATTCTGCTCGGCAACCACTGCCTTCGGATAGCGTTGCAGTACTTCTGCCGTATTCTTGGGAAGCGGATTGATAAAGCGGAAGTGAGCCAAAGCCACTTTCTTGCCGGCATTGCGCATACGCTCCATTGTCTCATAGAGGTGGCCATAGGTACCGCCCCAACCGATGATCAAAAGCTCGGCATCGTCTTTATCGCCATGTACTTCCAAGTCAGGAATATCTTGGGCAATAGCTTGAACCTTGGCTTCACGCGTAGCGACCATCTTGGCGTGATTCTCCGGATTGGTGCTGATGGCACCGGTCACATAGTCCTTCTCCAAACCGCCCAAACGGTGCTGGAAGCCTTCCTGTCCGGGGATAGCCCAATAGCGAACGTGGGTCTCTTCATTTCTGAAGTAAGGTCTCCATTTGGCTTCGCCCTTATACTGATCCACGTAGGGAGGACGGATATCGGGATATGATTGGGGATCGGGGATTCTCCATGCAGAGGAGCCGTTAGCGATGAAAGCATCCGTCAGCAGGATAACCGGTGTCATATGCTCCAAAGCTATCTTACTTGCCCAGAAAGCAGAGTCGAAGCAGTCTGACGGCGTCGTGGCGGCTATGACAGGGATGGGGCTTTCTCCGTTGCGTCCGAACAAGGCCTGCAACAAGTCGGTCT
This genomic stretch from Porphyromonas gingivalis ATCC 33277 harbors:
- a CDS encoding 2-oxoacid:ferredoxin oxidoreductase subunit beta, translated to MYEAKDYKSDQYVRWCPGCGDHAVVVTLQKAMAEIGIPPHQTAVISGIGCSSRLPYYMNTYGFHTIHGRGAAIATGVKTANPELSVWLASGDGDSLAIGGNHFIHAVRRNIDINAVLFNNRIYGLTKGQYSPTSARGFVSKSSPYGTVEDPFIPAELVLGARGNFFARAIDVDMKTLQECFVASARHRGFAVTEVLVNCVIFNDGTHKNRSHKDIRADRTITLRHGEKMIFGANRDKGIVLEGLKLRAVTIGEDGYTLDDVLVHDKYEQDVTLHHLLAMMGYTDDSMPIALGVIRDVEAPCYDRAVEAQIEEIQQKNPIRKLHDLLIQGDVWEIK